The Deltaproteobacteria bacterium genome window below encodes:
- the hpt gene encoding hypoxanthine phosphoribosyltransferase: MDRVKREVLIAKADIDKRVQELADVISRDYEGKELIVIGILKGAFVFMADLIRSLRVPCMIDFVRLASYGTGTVSSGSIMITKDIETPILGRDVLVVEDIVDTGLTLSFLVDRLKERDPQSLRVCVFLDKKERRKVPFEAEYVGFDIPDRFVVGYGLDFNEMYRFLPDVCVIKE, encoded by the coding sequence ATGGACAGGGTAAAAAGAGAGGTTCTTATTGCTAAAGCAGATATTGATAAGAGGGTTCAGGAACTGGCGGATGTTATTTCCCGGGATTATGAGGGGAAAGAGTTAATCGTTATCGGTATCCTTAAGGGTGCGTTTGTCTTTATGGCGGATCTGATCCGATCCCTTCGTGTTCCATGCATGATTGATTTTGTCAGACTGGCAAGCTATGGTACAGGAACTGTGAGCTCAGGCAGTATCATGATTACGAAAGATATTGAGACACCGATACTGGGCAGGGACGTTCTTGTTGTTGAAGACATCGTAGATACCGGTTTGACCCTGTCTTTTTTAGTCGACAGGCTCAAGGAAAGAGATCCGCAATCATTAAGAGTCTGCGTATTTCTTGATAAAAAGGAGAGAAGGAAGGTGCCGTTTGAAGCCGAGTATGTAGGCTTCGACATACCGGACCGTTTTGTCGTGGGGTACGGTCTTGATTTCAATGAAAT